One Acidobacteriota bacterium DNA segment encodes these proteins:
- a CDS encoding tetratricopeptide repeat protein, with product MEIAAQTKRVQHTKPASPAAQELTRGLALQQNGQLAEAIAAFRQALQLQPNFAAAHSALGFALGQQNDLAVAIAEFELAIKADPQLQEAHFRLGVTRWLTGQFADAIAPLRAAVRLKPTHLEAHFYLGRSLQRTGAVREAISELRRAVALGPQVADAQLALGEALFADEDLEGAEAALRQALVIRPDYIEARNQLGLTYIQKRDADAAIAAFQQVLKQEPNNRVALHNIGLSQMQKADYNAALVTYRQLLALAPDNAEAHYNLGLALKYKDDFAAAVAEFQRSIELQPALPEAHYSLGVTFMQQGKLDEAVAAFRGALTAKPDFAEAHYTLGTALQQKGELDAAIAAFREAIRIAPLSPQVHNTLGTALRQKGELAAARVEFAEAARLNKLKADNQAAMFATNTGIQKLKEGALAAALERFEAALKLDPNYAPAHYQLGLALQKQGKRAAAQAAFKRAQGLDPRLQPKQ from the coding sequence GTGGAAATTGCCGCACAAACCAAACGCGTTCAGCACACCAAACCCGCTTCGCCTGCCGCCCAAGAACTCACGCGCGGCCTGGCTCTGCAACAAAACGGCCAACTCGCCGAAGCGATTGCGGCCTTTCGTCAAGCACTGCAACTGCAACCAAATTTCGCCGCCGCCCACAGCGCGCTAGGCTTTGCGTTGGGACAGCAGAACGATCTGGCCGTTGCAATCGCCGAGTTTGAATTAGCCATCAAAGCCGACCCGCAATTGCAGGAAGCTCACTTCCGCCTGGGCGTCACGCGCTGGCTGACGGGCCAATTTGCCGATGCGATTGCGCCCCTGCGCGCAGCGGTGCGCCTCAAACCAACTCATCTGGAAGCACATTTTTATCTGGGCCGTTCGCTGCAACGCACCGGCGCAGTGCGCGAAGCGATCAGCGAATTGCGCCGCGCCGTCGCGCTCGGCCCGCAAGTCGCCGATGCCCAGCTCGCCTTGGGCGAGGCGTTGTTTGCCGATGAAGATTTGGAGGGTGCCGAGGCGGCCCTGCGGCAGGCGCTCGTGATTCGCCCCGATTACATCGAGGCGCGCAATCAATTGGGGCTGACCTACATTCAAAAGCGCGACGCCGACGCCGCCATCGCCGCGTTTCAACAAGTGCTCAAACAGGAGCCGAACAATCGCGTGGCGCTGCACAACATTGGCCTATCGCAAATGCAAAAGGCCGATTACAACGCCGCGCTCGTGACCTATCGCCAATTGCTCGCGCTCGCGCCCGACAATGCCGAGGCGCATTACAACCTCGGACTGGCGCTGAAATACAAAGACGACTTTGCCGCCGCCGTCGCCGAGTTTCAGCGCAGCATCGAATTGCAACCGGCGTTGCCAGAGGCGCATTACTCACTGGGCGTGACTTTCATGCAGCAAGGCAAACTGGACGAAGCCGTCGCGGCCTTTCGCGGCGCGCTCACCGCCAAGCCCGATTTCGCCGAAGCGCATTACACCCTCGGCACGGCCTTGCAGCAAAAAGGCGAACTGGACGCCGCCATCGCAGCCTTTCGCGAAGCGATTCGCATCGCCCCGCTTTCGCCGCAAGTGCACAACACGCTGGGCACCGCGTTAAGGCAGAAAGGCGAGTTGGCCGCCGCGCGCGTCGAATTCGCCGAAGCGGCGCGGCTCAACAAATTGAAAGCCGACAATCAGGCCGCCATGTTCGCGACCAACACCGGCATCCAGAAATTGAAAGAAGGCGCACTGGCGGCGGCGCTCGAACGTTTTGAAGCCGCTCTCAAGCTCGATCCGAATTATGCCCCGGCGCATTACCAATTGGGGCTGGCGTTGCAAAAACAAGGCAAGCGCGCGGCGGCGCAGGCGGCCTTCAAACGCGCACAAGGATTGGATCCGCGCCTGCAACCTAAACAATAG
- the ugpC gene encoding sn-glycerol-3-phosphate ABC transporter ATP-binding protein UgpC produces MASLSLRDVSKSYAGGVRAVSSVNAEIADGEFIILVGPSGCGKSTLLRMIAGLEEISAGAVLIDGRVVNDVHAKDRDIAMVFQHYALYPHMSVAANMGFGLKLRKVAPSEIDRRVQEAAAILGLTEYLQRKPKALSGGQRQRVAVGRAIVRQPKLFLFDEPLSNLDAKMRVGMRAELIRLHKRLGATMVYVTHDQVEAMSMGDRLIVLKDGVVQQIGAPLEIYNQPANQFVAGFIGSPPMNFIHCEIEQRGADWFVVSDGLNLQLPESQRASLAAAFTNGERKAVLGIRPEDIHERTGAGAAVSARVDILEPLGGEVLATCSFGSHEIVARLSPRTRAQTDAALELRFDLERVKLFDAQTGKAVG; encoded by the coding sequence ATGGCTAGTCTGAGTTTGCGCGACGTTTCCAAAAGCTATGCGGGCGGCGTGCGCGCGGTGTCGTCGGTCAACGCCGAAATCGCAGACGGTGAATTCATCATCCTGGTTGGGCCGTCCGGCTGCGGTAAATCTACGCTGTTGCGCATGATCGCGGGCCTGGAAGAAATCAGCGCGGGCGCAGTGCTGATTGATGGGCGCGTTGTCAACGACGTACACGCCAAAGATCGCGACATTGCGATGGTCTTTCAACATTACGCGCTCTATCCGCACATGAGCGTCGCCGCAAACATGGGCTTCGGTCTGAAGCTGCGCAAAGTCGCGCCAAGCGAGATTGACCGGCGCGTGCAGGAAGCCGCCGCGATTCTGGGTTTGACCGAATACCTGCAACGCAAACCCAAAGCGCTCTCTGGCGGGCAGCGCCAGCGCGTCGCGGTGGGCCGCGCCATCGTGCGTCAGCCCAAGCTGTTTCTGTTTGATGAACCGCTCAGCAATCTGGACGCCAAGATGCGCGTCGGGATGCGCGCCGAATTGATCCGGCTGCACAAACGCCTCGGCGCGACGATGGTTTATGTCACGCACGACCAAGTCGAAGCGATGAGCATGGGCGACCGGCTGATCGTATTGAAGGACGGCGTCGTGCAACAGATCGGCGCGCCGCTCGAAATATACAACCAACCCGCCAATCAGTTCGTCGCCGGATTTATCGGTTCGCCGCCGATGAATTTCATCCACTGTGAAATCGAGCAGCGCGGCGCGGATTGGTTTGTCGTCAGCGACGGGCTGAATCTGCAACTGCCGGAAAGCCAGCGCGCGAGCCTGGCGGCGGCCTTCACCAACGGCGAACGCAAGGCTGTGCTCGGTATCCGGCCTGAAGACATTCACGAACGCACCGGCGCGGGCGCAGCCGTCAGCGCCCGTGTGGACATCTTGGAACCGCTGGGCGGCGAAGTGCTCGCGACGTGTTCGTTCGGCAGTCACGAAATCGTGGCGCGGCTGAGTCCACGCACACGGGCGCAAACTGACGCGGCGCTTGAACTGCGCTTTGATTTAGAACGGGTGAAGCTGTTTGACGCGCAGACAGGAAAGGCGGTGGGGTGA
- a CDS encoding ABC transporter substrate-binding protein encodes MPFAFLTACSLNTAKHNKTIVTFWHGMESGVNNQVLQAKLDLFNAQHPGIFIDAQVYGAADQLGPKLDAAVAGKTPPDLLWWSPAFFPKYAAAGALRNLDELIAQDAAFDRADVYDYLWELGSFDNKLYVTPFSANNLGIYYNKQMLSEAGIAQPPQTWDEFKTTARKLTRNGVYGFQIPIGTSEWTVWTWQCYLWQAGGELLTPDKKQAAFNSAAGVAALDFWKSLYDEKLANFSETDAGYKTDNILAGRIAMTINGPWNYADLKTQPHIGVFALPRQQRAATNIGGESLFLFKTNAQRERAAWEFMKFVMSADFQVDWAMATGYLPVSKSAANSAPYQAFLQANPFIKAYNDQMPVGRTRPSIPQYPALSLTLGKYLEAALYGKLSAQEALDKAATEVNAILQKAGN; translated from the coding sequence TTGCCTTTTGCCTTCCTGACTGCCTGCTCGCTCAACACTGCCAAACACAATAAAACCATCGTCACCTTTTGGCACGGCATGGAATCGGGCGTGAACAATCAGGTGCTGCAAGCCAAGCTTGACCTGTTTAACGCCCAGCATCCCGGCATTTTCATTGACGCGCAGGTCTATGGCGCGGCGGATCAGTTGGGGCCGAAACTCGACGCCGCCGTCGCGGGCAAGACGCCGCCCGATTTGCTGTGGTGGTCGCCCGCCTTCTTTCCCAAATACGCGGCGGCGGGGGCGTTGCGTAATCTGGATGAGCTGATCGCGCAGGATGCGGCGTTCGACCGCGCCGATGTTTACGATTACTTGTGGGAACTCGGCAGCTTCGACAATAAGCTGTATGTCACGCCGTTTTCCGCCAACAACCTGGGCATCTATTACAACAAACAGATGCTGAGCGAAGCCGGCATTGCGCAGCCGCCGCAGACTTGGGATGAATTCAAAACAACCGCGCGTAAGCTGACGCGCAACGGCGTGTACGGCTTTCAAATCCCGATTGGCACGTCGGAATGGACGGTCTGGACGTGGCAATGCTATCTCTGGCAAGCGGGCGGCGAGTTGCTGACGCCGGACAAAAAACAGGCCGCGTTCAATTCGGCGGCGGGCGTCGCGGCGCTTGATTTCTGGAAGTCGCTTTACGACGAAAAGCTGGCGAACTTTTCCGAAACCGATGCGGGTTACAAGACCGACAACATCCTGGCCGGGCGCATTGCCATGACCATCAACGGGCCGTGGAATTACGCTGATCTGAAAACGCAGCCGCACATCGGCGTCTTCGCGCTGCCCCGCCAACAGCGCGCGGCGACGAACATCGGCGGCGAGTCGCTCTTCCTTTTCAAAACGAATGCGCAACGCGAACGCGCGGCCTGGGAGTTTATGAAGTTCGTGATGAGCGCCGATTTTCAAGTGGATTGGGCAATGGCGACGGGCTACTTGCCAGTCTCGAAATCCGCCGCGAACAGCGCGCCGTATCAGGCGTTCTTGCAAGCCAATCCGTTTATCAAAGCCTACAACGATCAAATGCCGGTGGGACGGACGCGGCCTTCGATCCCGCAATATCCGGCGTTGTCACTGACGTTGGGGAAGTATTTGGAAGCGGCGTTGTATGGCAAGCTGTCGGCGCAAGAGGCGCTAGACAAGGCGGCAACGGAAGTGAATGCGATATTGCAGAAGGCGGGAAATTGA
- a CDS encoding type II toxin-antitoxin system PemK/MazF family toxin, with the protein MKRGDVYWADLAPRSGSEQKGRRPVIIVSHDGFNLSRGWNSVIVVPTSTSQAQAKRGATGVLLPVGEGGLAQESVALCHQVTTLDRSKLLQKIGALSAVWLAKVEQGLVAALDLP; encoded by the coding sequence ATGAAACGCGGGGATGTCTATTGGGCCGATCTCGCGCCGCGTTCCGGCTCGGAACAAAAGGGCCGGCGGCCCGTCATCATTGTTTCGCACGACGGATTTAACCTGTCGCGGGGCTGGAACTCTGTCATTGTCGTCCCGACTTCGACTTCGCAAGCACAAGCCAAGCGCGGCGCAACCGGTGTTCTTTTGCCGGTTGGCGAAGGCGGATTAGCCCAGGAGAGTGTCGCGTTGTGTCATCAAGTGACAACACTTGACCGGTCAAAGCTGTTGCAAAAGATCGGCGCGCTTTCCGCTGTCTGGCTGGCGAAAGTGGAGCAGGGCTTAGTTGCCGCGCTGGATTTGCCGTAA
- a CDS encoding sugar ABC transporter permease yields MNARKDNLTAYLFLLPALLLLGVFILYPLLQLLWVSLNEWNILKDQMTWVGFDNYRAILKEEGFRQALFNTFYFVAVTVPVGLALALGLALLLNEKLKGVGLLRTLVFTPFVTSTVAAGVIFIWLMDYDRGLVNAALAALGAMRINFLQSETWAMPAVIVMTIWKQAGYNMILFLAGLQGIPEMYYEAAAIDGAKRGWQTFRHITWPLLWPTTFFVLVISIIFAFRSFEQMFVMTRGGPVGATTTLVYYIFDKAFKFGNMGQAAAVSTLMVGIVLLITWLQFRGQKEAEI; encoded by the coding sequence ATGAATGCACGCAAAGACAACCTGACTGCCTATCTCTTCCTGCTCCCCGCGCTGCTGCTGCTCGGCGTCTTCATCCTCTACCCGCTCCTGCAATTGCTCTGGGTCAGCCTGAACGAATGGAACATCCTGAAAGATCAAATGACCTGGGTTGGCTTCGATAATTACCGCGCGATCCTAAAAGAGGAAGGCTTTCGGCAGGCGCTGTTCAACACCTTCTATTTTGTCGCCGTGACGGTGCCGGTCGGGCTGGCGTTGGCACTGGGGCTGGCGCTGCTGCTGAATGAAAAGCTCAAAGGCGTAGGCCTGTTGCGCACGTTGGTCTTTACGCCGTTTGTGACTTCGACGGTGGCGGCGGGCGTGATTTTCATTTGGCTGATGGATTACGACCGGGGCTTGGTGAATGCGGCGTTGGCGGCGCTGGGCGCGATGCGCATCAACTTTTTGCAAAGCGAGACGTGGGCGATGCCGGCGGTGATCGTGATGACGATTTGGAAGCAGGCGGGCTACAACATGATCTTGTTTCTGGCGGGTTTGCAGGGCATTCCTGAGATGTATTACGAGGCGGCGGCAATTGACGGAGCTAAACGCGGCTGGCAAACCTTCCGGCACATCACTTGGCCGTTGCTGTGGCCGACGACGTTTTTCGTGCTGGTAATCTCGATCATCTTTGCGTTTCGTTCGTTCGAGCAGATGTTCGTGATGACGCGCGGCGGGCCGGTGGGCGCGACGACGACGCTGGTCTATTACATCTTCGACAAGGCGTTCAAGTTCGGCAATATGGGGCAGGCGGCGGCGGTCTCGACGTTAATGGTGGGGATTGTGCTGTTGATTACGTGGTTGCAATTTCGCGGGCAAAAGGAAGCAGAGATTTGA
- a CDS encoding carbohydrate ABC transporter permease gives MTKESKAQNWIQYALAIGVALLFALPLLAMLTTSLRDPAKAAAGFALLPDSLHWQNYVAAWRATNFPRQFVNSLVMALGVTAGQIITSLLAGYAFARMEFFGKRALFMTVLATLIIPFQILVIPVFIILVKLAWINTYWALIVPSLANAFGIFLFTQFFKTIPYELEEAAYLDGASRWTVLWRIMVPLSRSAITTLFLFTFIAEWNDLFKPLVFTSTKSMRTVQLGLTVFQEQFKVDYALLMAAVVFVTLPSVLLFFLGQKQFIKGIATTGFK, from the coding sequence ATGACCAAAGAGAGCAAAGCCCAAAACTGGATTCAATATGCGTTGGCGATTGGCGTGGCGCTGCTGTTCGCCTTGCCCTTGTTGGCAATGTTGACGACCTCGTTGCGCGATCCGGCCAAAGCGGCGGCGGGGTTTGCATTGCTGCCCGATAGCTTGCACTGGCAAAACTATGTCGCGGCGTGGCGGGCGACGAACTTCCCGCGCCAGTTCGTCAACAGTTTGGTGATGGCGCTGGGCGTGACGGCGGGGCAGATCATCACGTCGCTGCTGGCGGGCTATGCGTTTGCGCGCATGGAATTCTTTGGCAAGCGGGCACTATTTATGACGGTGCTGGCCACGCTGATTATTCCGTTTCAGATTTTGGTGATCCCGGTTTTCATCATCCTGGTCAAGCTCGCGTGGATCAATACCTATTGGGCGTTGATCGTGCCGTCGCTGGCGAATGCCTTTGGCATTTTCCTGTTCACCCAGTTTTTCAAAACGATTCCTTACGAATTGGAAGAGGCCGCATATCTGGATGGCGCAAGCCGCTGGACGGTGTTGTGGCGCATTATGGTGCCGTTGTCGCGTTCGGCCATTACGACGCTGTTTCTCTTCACATTCATCGCCGAATGGAATGACCTGTTCAAACCGCTGGTCTTCACTTCAACCAAGAGCATGCGCACCGTGCAATTGGGGCTGACGGTGTTTCAGGAACAGTTCAAAGTAGATTACGCCTTGTTGATGGCGGCGGTGGTGTTTGTGACGCTGCCGAGCGTGTTGCTCTTTTTCCTGGGCCAGAAACAGTTTATTAAAGGCATCGCAACGACTGGGTTCAAATAA
- a CDS encoding haloalkane dehalogenase, which yields MEFLRTPDERFTNLPGYDFAPHYVEINGLRIHYLDEGPPLANKDAAPVLLLHGEPSWCYLYRKMIPVLAAAGYRAIAPDLIGFGRSDKLPQREQYTYQLHVDFITAFVKALDLQNITLFGQDWGGLIGLRVAAENEARFARLVVANTGLPTGDQPMTEGFMRWRAYSQTVEHFHVGGIIKGGCVTELAPAVIAAYNAPFPDDSYKAAARQFPLLVPIAPDDPASAANRAAWEVLRRWQKPLLTAFSDGDAVTRGGERVFQKLVPGAQGQPHSTITGAGHFLQEDKGEEVASVVVDFMARTT from the coding sequence ATGGAATTTTTACGCACGCCCGATGAACGCTTCACCAACCTGCCCGGGTATGATTTCGCGCCGCATTACGTCGAGATTAACGGCTTGCGCATACATTACCTGGACGAAGGGCCGCCCCTCGCCAATAAAGACGCCGCGCCTGTCTTGCTGCTGCACGGCGAACCGTCGTGGTGCTATCTATATCGCAAGATGATTCCGGTGCTGGCCGCCGCCGGGTACCGCGCCATCGCGCCCGACCTGATCGGCTTCGGGCGTTCGGACAAGTTGCCGCAGCGCGAGCAATACACCTATCAATTGCACGTAGACTTCATCACCGCCTTTGTCAAGGCGCTCGACCTGCAAAACATCACCTTGTTCGGACAGGATTGGGGCGGACTGATTGGCTTGCGCGTGGCGGCGGAAAACGAAGCCCGTTTTGCCCGCCTCGTCGTCGCCAACACGGGTCTGCCCACGGGCGATCAACCGATGACCGAAGGCTTCATGCGTTGGCGCGCGTATTCGCAAACGGTCGAGCACTTCCACGTCGGCGGCATCATCAAGGGCGGTTGCGTGACCGAACTCGCGCCTGCGGTCATCGCCGCCTATAACGCGCCCTTCCCCGACGACAGTTACAAAGCCGCCGCGCGTCAGTTCCCACTGCTCGTGCCCATCGCGCCCGACGACCCGGCCTCGGCAGCCAATCGCGCCGCCTGGGAAGTCTTGCGCCGCTGGCAAAAGCCGTTGCTGACGGCCTTCAGCGATGGCGACGCCGTCACGCGGGGCGGCGAGCGCGTCTTTCAAAAGCTGGTGCCCGGCGCGCAGGGCCAACCGCACAGCACCATCACTGGCGCAGGTCATTTTTTGCAGGAAGACAAAGGGGAAGAAGTGGCAAGCGTGGTGGTTGATTTCATGGCGCGCACGACCTAA
- a CDS encoding GntR family transcriptional regulator produces the protein MTIGFQKVEPISKRVRVVATLKDAILAGGLKPGEQLVETKIAQQFGVGQGLIREALIELEHQGFVERTPFSGTHVTNLKLADTQQIFDIRLELEPLAYALAAQHASAAELAAIGELFKTMKQQLAGENLARFFEANLACRRKIWEASGNRFLAQALERLVAPLFALYVITEKHNHTTHLRVAQVSTAVQEKAVKALCARDAVAAGRLTRMFLQETKDKLHQLLTPERA, from the coding sequence ATGACCATCGGGTTTCAGAAGGTTGAGCCGATTTCCAAGCGCGTGCGCGTGGTGGCGACGCTCAAGGACGCCATCCTGGCGGGTGGTTTGAAGCCCGGCGAGCAGCTTGTCGAAACCAAAATCGCCCAGCAGTTCGGCGTCGGACAGGGCTTGATCCGCGAGGCGTTGATCGAACTCGAACATCAGGGCTTTGTCGAGCGCACGCCTTTTTCGGGCACGCACGTCACCAACCTCAAGCTGGCGGATACCCAGCAAATCTTTGATATTCGTCTGGAGTTGGAACCGCTGGCTTATGCGCTGGCCGCGCAGCACGCCAGCGCGGCGGAACTCGCCGCCATCGGGGAATTGTTCAAGACGATGAAACAGCAGCTTGCCGGTGAAAACCTGGCGCGCTTTTTTGAAGCGAATCTGGCTTGCCGCCGCAAAATTTGGGAAGCCTCGGGCAATCGCTTTCTCGCGCAGGCGCTTGAACGTCTGGTCGCGCCGCTGTTTGCGCTTTATGTCATCACCGAGAAGCATAACCACACGACGCATCTGCGCGTGGCACAAGTCAGCACCGCCGTACAGGAAAAAGCCGTCAAGGCACTGTGCGCCCGCGATGCGGTGGCCGCCGGACGCCTGACGCGCATGTTCCTGCAAGAAACCAAAGACAAACTGCACCAGTTGCTGACCCCGGAACGCGCCTGA
- a CDS encoding carboxypeptidase regulatory-like domain-containing protein translates to MQKRKLNFTTSFSLLVLLSGLLALAGPPVLAQAVSGTILGTVTDANGGTLPNAKVTLIHTATGLTRALSTDESGEYIAPSLPTGVYNITVEASGFKKVSLTNVQLGVDQKARFDVKLEIGAATESVTIQGTTPLVQTDSSDLSGTINERQIVNLPLNGRDFVVLTRTLPGVQRGIPGANIDGAGSLAWRASASFSANGMRTRDNNFLLDGVDNNETWLNSVVIFPSIDALEEFKVQTSTYSAEFGRSSGGVVNIQIKSGQNAFHGSAFEFLRNDKLDANDFFNNKNSRAKPPFKQNQFGATAGGHIRRDKTFFFGDYQGGRIRDSKTYLSTVPTAKMRTGDFSELARVIYDPLTNKPFTGNVIPAAQFDPAAKAIIDQLYPLANVAGTRAASGQVINNFLYNPVLQREDDQFDGKIDNYFSAANHFFGRYSFERTHRFLPATLPHGDSGTTFGAGDGLVRAQSVALNDTHTFSPTWLNEVRVGFSRIAFKVTSIDAGTNLSKTVGIPGVNITDTATALSQIQFGPGDIRNLGANSNQPLLTFLDTYQYFDNVTHTRGAHTLKMGASLTFRRRNVFNVDNVVGNFTFQPALTSNCAGVTAACTLDSTTGFSFASFVLGYASSVTRGLMQGTVGERRPEYGAYVQDDWRVNSKLTLNLGLRYDVFVPYVEQYDRQANFDTSTGRFVVASDSATIKGIKVGRGLQTTPKKDFAPRIGFAYDVFGGGKTVVRGGYGIFWNNPLTGTSSQKPSNPPFLLSNAQTTTLLPTLKLSAGIPAPPALNPAAVPSGTTRSIFDPEFKDGYAQQWNLNIAHQLGKDYALEVSYVGSKGTHLVVKQDINQAAPVVGVRDSNVNRPFITLAPGLRALSQVQSRGYSNHNALLVKFSNRFSNGLAFVNSYTFGKTIDIVSDTEGATQNAYNFNRDRAVSDFDVKHNFTSSWSYDLPFGKGKLLGGGANALANKFIGGWQLSGILLARGGLPLNINQSQGVLSTGTGNRPNRLASGKLDNPTIDKWFDLAAFQVVPDSTGTYGNSGRNILRGPKQVNVDLSLVKNTRFKERFEHQLKFEFFNAFNHAQFANPGNTIGTAAAGTISSLLFGSTARQIQVAMKLKF, encoded by the coding sequence ATGCAAAAACGTAAGCTCAACTTTACTACCAGCTTTTCTTTGCTGGTGCTGCTCAGCGGCCTGCTCGCGCTGGCGGGGCCGCCGGTCTTGGCACAGGCGGTGAGCGGCACGATTCTGGGCACGGTAACAGACGCGAATGGCGGCACCTTGCCCAATGCCAAGGTCACGCTTATTCATACCGCGACCGGCTTGACGCGCGCGCTCAGTACCGATGAAAGCGGTGAATATATCGCGCCCTCGCTGCCGACAGGCGTTTACAACATCACGGTCGAGGCAAGCGGCTTCAAGAAAGTATCGCTCACCAATGTGCAACTCGGCGTAGACCAAAAGGCACGCTTTGATGTCAAACTCGAAATCGGCGCCGCCACCGAATCGGTCACTATCCAGGGCACGACGCCGCTGGTGCAAACCGACAGTTCCGACCTGAGCGGCACGATCAACGAACGGCAGATCGTGAACCTGCCTTTGAACGGGCGCGATTTCGTGGTGCTGACGCGCACGCTGCCCGGCGTGCAGCGCGGCATTCCCGGCGCGAACATTGACGGCGCGGGCAGTCTGGCCTGGCGCGCCTCAGCGTCGTTTTCGGCCAACGGCATGCGCACGCGCGACAACAACTTCCTGCTCGACGGCGTGGACAACAATGAAACCTGGCTCAACTCCGTCGTGATCTTCCCCAGCATTGACGCGCTCGAAGAGTTCAAGGTGCAAACCAGCACCTACTCCGCCGAGTTCGGCCGTTCTTCCGGCGGCGTCGTCAACATCCAGATCAAATCGGGGCAGAATGCCTTTCACGGCAGCGCGTTTGAATTCCTGCGCAATGACAAACTGGATGCCAACGACTTTTTCAACAACAAGAATAGCCGCGCCAAACCGCCCTTCAAGCAAAATCAATTCGGCGCGACGGCGGGCGGGCACATCCGCCGCGACAAGACGTTTTTCTTCGGCGATTATCAGGGCGGGCGCATCCGCGACAGCAAAACCTATCTCTCGACCGTGCCGACGGCCAAGATGCGCACGGGCGATTTCTCTGAACTCGCGCGCGTCATCTACGACCCGCTGACCAACAAGCCTTTCACTGGTAACGTAATTCCGGCGGCGCAATTCGACCCGGCGGCCAAAGCGATCATTGATCAGCTTTATCCGTTGGCAAATGTCGCGGGCACCAGAGCGGCGAGCGGGCAGGTCATCAACAACTTCCTTTACAACCCCGTGCTGCAACGCGAGGACGATCAGTTCGACGGGAAGATTGACAATTACTTTTCGGCGGCCAATCACTTCTTCGGCCGTTACAGCTTCGAGCGCACGCACCGCTTCCTGCCCGCGACCTTGCCGCACGGCGATTCGGGCACGACGTTTGGCGCGGGCGACGGGCTGGTGCGCGCACAGAGCGTGGCCCTGAACGACACGCACACGTTCAGCCCGACCTGGTTGAATGAAGTGCGCGTCGGTTTCAGCCGCATCGCCTTCAAGGTGACTTCGATTGACGCTGGCACCAATCTGTCGAAGACCGTCGGCATTCCCGGTGTCAACATTACCGACACGGCCACGGCCCTGTCGCAAATTCAGTTCGGCCCCGGCGACATTCGCAACCTGGGCGCGAACTCGAATCAACCGTTGTTGACCTTCCTCGACACGTACCAGTATTTCGACAACGTCACGCACACGCGCGGCGCGCACACCCTCAAGATGGGCGCGAGCCTGACGTTCCGGCGGCGCAATGTGTTCAACGTGGATAACGTGGTCGGCAACTTCACCTTCCAACCGGCGTTGACCTCCAATTGCGCGGGCGTCACGGCGGCGTGCACGCTCGATTCGACCACAGGCTTTTCCTTCGCCAGCTTTGTGCTGGGCTATGCGTCATCAGTCACCCGCGGCTTGATGCAAGGCACGGTCGGCGAACGGCGGCCTGAATATGGCGCTTATGTGCAAGACGATTGGCGCGTCAACAGCAAGCTCACGCTCAACCTTGGGTTGCGCTACGACGTGTTCGTGCCATACGTCGAGCAGTACGACCGGCAAGCGAATTTCGACACCAGCACGGGCCGGTTCGTCGTCGCGTCTGACAGCGCCACGATCAAAGGCATCAAAGTCGGGCGGGGCTTGCAGACGACGCCGAAGAAAGACTTCGCGCCACGCATCGGCTTCGCTTACGACGTCTTCGGCGGCGGCAAAACCGTGGTGCGCGGCGGTTACGGCATCTTCTGGAACAACCCGCTGACCGGCACTTCGTCCCAGAAGCCGAGCAATCCGCCGTTCTTATTGTCAAACGCGCAGACGACCACGCTATTGCCAACGCTGAAACTGAGCGCCGGCATTCCTGCGCCGCCCGCGCTCAATCCGGCCGCCGTACCGTCAGGCACGACGCGCTCGATCTTCGATCCTGAATTCAAGGACGGTTATGCGCAGCAGTGGAATCTGAACATCGCGCATCAACTCGGCAAAGACTATGCGCTCGAAGTTTCCTACGTCGGCTCGAAGGGCACACACCTGGTCGTCAAGCAGGACATCAACCAGGCGGCGCCCGTGGTCGGCGTGCGCGACTCGAACGTCAACCGTCCGTTCATCACACTCGCGCCCGGCCTGCGCGCGCTCTCGCAAGTGCAAAGCCGTGGCTATTCCAATCACAATGCGCTGTTGGTGAAATTCTCCAACCGGTTCTCGAACGGCCTGGCCTTCGTCAATTCGTACACCTTTGGTAAGACGATTGACATCGTGTCGGATACCGAAGGCGCGACGCAGAACGCCTACAACTTCAACCGCGACCGCGCGGTGTCGGATTTCGACGTCAAGCACAACTTCACGTCGAGCTGGTCGTATGATCTGCCCTTCGGCAAAGGCAAATTGCTAGGCGGCGGGGCCAATGCGCTGGCCAACAAATTCATCGGCGGCTGGCAACTGAGCGGCATCCTGCTGGCGCGCGGTGGCCTGCCCCTCAACATCAATCAGTCGCAAGGCGTGCTCTCGACTGGCACGGGCAATCGCCCGAACCGGCTGGCTTCGGGCAAGCTCGACAATCCGACAATTGACAAGTGGTTCGACCTAGCGGCATTTCAAGTGGTGCCCGACAGCACGGGCACCTACGGCAATTCGGGCCGCAACATTTTGCGCGGACCGAAGCAGGTCAACGTTGACCTGTCGCTGGTCAAGAACACGCGCTTCAAAGAACGCTTCGAGCATCAATTGAAGTTCGAGTTCTTCAACGCCTTCAATCACGCACAATTCGCCAACCCGGGCAACACCATCGGCACGGCGGCGGCGGGCACGATTTCGAGCCTGCTCTTCGGCTCGACGGCGCGCCAGATTCAGGTGGCGATGAAGCTGAAATTCTAA